A genomic stretch from Methanoculleus horonobensis includes:
- a CDS encoding DUF655 domain-containing protein yields the protein MKTERKEENAVVIDVLPMGYVSEQRPVYKREPVVQAVGVDQFKLLELIPKQGADIQLYDRVYIGDAEREKIERVKRRISFDDLTATAKLELPFVVEQIVRENESRFVDFFNKSVPITPKFHMLHLLPGIGKKLMWEILEQRGKKPFESFAEISGRIKSLPHPDRMIVSRILREIEDPDEKYHVFTSR from the coding sequence ATGAAGACCGAAAGGAAAGAGGAGAACGCGGTAGTTATCGATGTCCTCCCCATGGGGTACGTGAGCGAGCAGCGCCCGGTCTACAAGCGCGAGCCGGTTGTTCAGGCGGTCGGCGTGGATCAATTCAAACTGCTCGAACTCATCCCGAAGCAGGGTGCGGATATCCAGCTCTACGATCGCGTCTATATCGGCGATGCGGAACGGGAGAAGATCGAGCGCGTCAAGCGGCGGATCAGCTTCGACGACCTGACGGCGACGGCGAAACTCGAGTTACCGTTCGTGGTCGAGCAGATCGTCCGCGAGAACGAATCGCGGTTCGTCGACTTCTTCAACAAGTCCGTGCCTATCACGCCGAAGTTCCACATGCTGCACCTGCTCCCCGGTATCGGGAAGAAGTTGATGTGGGAGATCCTCGAACAGCGCGGAAAGAAGCCGTTCGAGAGTTTCGCCGAGATCTCCGGGCGGATCAAGTCGCTCCCGCATCCGGACAGGATGATCGTCAGCAGGATCCTGCGCGAGATCGAGGATCCGGACGAGAAATACCACGTCTTTACCTCGAGATGA
- a CDS encoding RNA polymerase Rpb4 family protein has translation MKVKRIVSEERMLLPELRDTLLTVEAVRLESGEEMSYELRKSIEHANQLSKTSSEKAHALVEELVKLEKMKEDIAYRIANLMPRTRDELRAIYAKERFNLTTEELDEILDLVMTHF, from the coding sequence ATGAAGGTAAAACGAATTGTAAGCGAAGAGCGGATGCTGCTTCCCGAGTTGCGGGACACTCTTCTTACGGTGGAGGCAGTCCGGCTCGAGTCCGGAGAGGAGATGTCCTACGAACTTCGTAAGAGCATCGAGCATGCCAACCAGCTTTCAAAAACATCTTCCGAGAAGGCTCACGCCCTTGTCGAGGAGCTCGTGAAACTCGAGAAGATGAAGGAGGATATCGCCTACCGCATCGCGAACCTGATGCCGCGAACCCGTGACGAACTGCGGGCAATCTACGCCAAAGAACGGTTCAACCTTACAACGGAAGAGCTGGACGAGATCCTCGACCTGGTAATGACCCACTTCTGA
- a CDS encoding 50S ribosomal protein L21e has translation MAHHNGPRKKTRYKFKKDLRKRGIPPVTSVIQNFEIGQRVHVVVEPSVQKGMPHRRFHGKTGTVIGQRGRAWVLEVRDGDSVKQVIARPQHLKAQKV, from the coding sequence ATGGCACATCACAATGGACCACGCAAGAAGACGCGGTATAAGTTCAAGAAGGACCTCAGAAAGCGCGGTATTCCGCCGGTCACCTCGGTGATCCAGAACTTCGAGATCGGGCAGAGAGTGCACGTCGTGGTCGAGCCGAGTGTCCAGAAGGGCATGCCCCACCGGAGATTCCACGGGAAGACCGGAACGGTCATCGGACAGCGCGGACGCGCATGGGTGCTCGAAGTCAGGGATGGAGATTCGGTAAAACAGGTGATTGCGAGACCGCAACATCTAAAAGCGCAGAAAGTATAA
- a CDS encoding tRNA pseudouridine(54/55) synthase Pus10, which yields MDIIQEVEAILGYGDTCNHCLGRFFGKRSFGLTNEERGRALRVTHELAANEPHREPDPDSCWICAGELSRAEDWAKRVVEAVDGIEFETFLIGTKVPPLVAESEEMVWSDLSLRDPEPLKAEMNREVGKAVSALSGKTADLKKPDIVALLDLADGTVEVQVNPVFFVGRYLKYERGIPQTHWDCRACRGAGCEKCNFTGKQYADSVEELIGRPAIEAFDGENAVLHGAGREDIDARMLGSGRPFVMEIEAPRKRSVDLAALEVEINRTAEGRVAVHLDGWADRKKVQSLKSDKAHKKYRILVEIDGSVTPDEFRAALDQLKGVTIRQRTPLRVSHRRADKVRERRVLDIECTGSVDGRYWVEVVGEAGLYIKELISGDSGRTQPGLAQILGRTASVVSLDVVLVKTANEYGE from the coding sequence ATGGATATCATACAAGAGGTAGAAGCAATTCTTGGATACGGCGATACCTGCAACCACTGCCTCGGGCGTTTCTTCGGCAAGCGGTCGTTCGGACTTACGAACGAGGAGCGGGGCAGGGCTCTCAGAGTCACCCACGAGCTTGCGGCGAACGAGCCGCACCGCGAACCGGACCCGGATTCTTGCTGGATATGCGCCGGCGAGCTCTCCCGCGCCGAAGACTGGGCAAAGAGAGTCGTCGAGGCAGTGGACGGCATCGAGTTCGAGACCTTCCTTATCGGGACGAAGGTGCCGCCGCTCGTCGCGGAGAGCGAGGAGATGGTCTGGAGCGATCTCTCGCTCCGCGACCCCGAACCGCTGAAGGCCGAGATGAACCGGGAGGTCGGGAAAGCCGTCTCGGCTCTCTCGGGAAAGACGGCCGACTTGAAGAAGCCCGACATCGTCGCGCTCCTCGACCTTGCGGACGGCACTGTCGAGGTGCAGGTGAACCCCGTCTTCTTCGTCGGCCGCTACCTGAAGTACGAGCGCGGGATCCCCCAGACCCACTGGGACTGCCGTGCGTGCCGGGGTGCGGGGTGCGAGAAGTGCAACTTCACCGGCAAGCAGTATGCCGACTCCGTCGAGGAACTGATCGGCCGGCCGGCGATTGAGGCATTCGACGGCGAGAACGCCGTCCTGCACGGTGCCGGAAGAGAGGATATCGACGCCCGGATGCTCGGGTCGGGCCGCCCCTTCGTGATGGAGATTGAGGCGCCGCGGAAGCGTTCGGTGGATCTTGCGGCACTTGAAGTGGAGATCAACCGTACGGCCGAAGGCCGGGTGGCGGTTCACCTTGACGGATGGGCGGACCGGAAGAAGGTGCAAAGCCTTAAATCCGACAAAGCGCATAAAAAATACAGGATCCTGGTCGAGATCGACGGTTCTGTAACCCCAGATGAGTTCAGAGCGGCCCTCGATCAGTTAAAAGGTGTAACGATACGACAGCGCACCCCTTTACGGGTGTCACACCGACGGGCAGATAAAGTTCGGGAACGGCGTGTCCTCGATATCGAATGTACGGGTAGCGTCGACGGCAGATACTGGGTTGAAGTCGTCGGCGAAGCGGGCCTCTACATCAAAGAACTGATATCGGGTGACAGCGGCAGAACCCAGCCCGGCCTTGCCCAGATCCTGGGGCGCACCGCAAGTGTTGTCAGCCTCGATGTGGTGCTGGTCAAAACAGCAAACGAGTATGGTGAGTAA
- the trmY gene encoding tRNA (pseudouridine(54)-N(1))-methyltransferase TrmY yields the protein MKRFAVVGHLAVTSGTFSLNDLPGSGGRMDVLCRSVNSAFFLSHDLRRDVECYLVLCGEPGPEKTVLFRGNEVRHLSPDERSSAALIKKALSIPCGDEFRESTPGVYVRRGGLSRLLAEIPFAVLDEAGEDVREVPDLPENYLLSDHHNFTGEEEASIAGYPRYSVGPRSLHADHTITVLLNEMDRRES from the coding sequence ATGAAGCGGTTTGCCGTCGTGGGGCACCTTGCCGTGACGAGCGGCACCTTCAGCCTCAACGATCTCCCCGGGAGCGGCGGGAGGATGGACGTCCTCTGCCGCTCCGTCAACTCCGCGTTCTTCCTTTCTCACGATCTGCGCCGCGACGTCGAGTGCTACCTCGTTCTCTGCGGGGAGCCCGGCCCCGAGAAGACCGTCCTCTTCCGGGGGAACGAAGTCCGGCACCTCTCGCCCGACGAGCGGAGCAGCGCCGCCCTGATCAAGAAGGCGCTCTCGATCCCCTGCGGAGACGAGTTCCGGGAGTCGACTCCGGGCGTCTACGTCCGCCGCGGCGGGCTCTCCCGGCTGCTTGCCGAGATCCCGTTCGCGGTGCTCGACGAGGCGGGCGAGGACGTCAGGGAGGTTCCGGACCTCCCGGAGAACTATCTCCTCTCGGATCACCACAACTTCACCGGGGAGGAGGAGGCTTCGATCGCGGGCTACCCCCGCTACTCGGTCGGCCCGCGGTCGCTGCACGCCGATCACACGATCACCGTCCTCTTAAACGAGATGGACCGGAGGGAATCCTGA